A region from the bacterium genome encodes:
- a CDS encoding ribonucleoside triphosphate reductase, with product MLDKIKKRDGRVVPFDRSLITEAIFKAAKAVGGADRELADKLSLEVVKLLESTIYRRIPTVEEVQDLVEKVLIERGHAKTAKAYILYREEHARIRRARAILVDVAKTIDGYLEFTDWRARENANADFSFSGLMMHAAGSVIANYTLDSLYSKEVSEAHKNGDFHIHDLGMGIAGYCAGWNLRQLLAEGFNGVERKVEAAPPRHFETALGQLVNFLGTLQNEWAGAMAFNSFDTYLAPYVRKDNLTEAEVKQSIQRFVFSLNVASRWGGQTPFSNLTFDWVVPDDLKNEKVTVDGEYQSKFGVYGEFQPELDMINRAFIEVMIEGDRNGRVFTFPIPTYNLTKDFSWSSANAKLLFEMTGKYGLPYFANFINSDLNPTDIRSMCCRLQLDLRELRKNVTGGLFGSSESTGSIGVVTINMPRIGYLSKSEDEFFDRLSHLMELAKVSLETKRKLVWRNIESGLFPYTRRYLKTLRNHFSTIGLVGMNEACLNFIGKDIGTREGRDFAKKVLEWMLKKLQDIQEETGNLYNLEATPAEGTAYRLAKIDAQKFTDIITASKSTPYYTNSTQLPVNYTDDIFEAFELQEELQTYYTGGTVLHGFIGEEIRDPAACALLVRRLAENFRLPYFTITPTFSICSKHGYILGEHDKCPKCGNIAEVYSRVVGYYRPVINWNEGKQEEFKDRLEYKVA from the coding sequence ATGTTAGATAAGATAAAGAAGAGGGATGGGAGGGTGGTTCCTTTTGATAGGAGTCTTATAACTGAGGCTATATTTAAGGCAGCGAAGGCAGTTGGCGGTGCTGATAGGGAGCTTGCAGATAAGCTTTCTCTTGAAGTAGTTAAATTACTGGAGTCTACAATCTATCGTCGTATCCCGACTGTTGAGGAGGTGCAGGATTTAGTAGAGAAGGTGTTAATTGAGCGAGGACATGCTAAGACTGCGAAAGCATATATTCTTTATAGGGAAGAGCATGCAAGGATAAGGAGGGCGAGAGCAATTCTTGTAGATGTAGCTAAGACTATAGATGGCTACCTTGAGTTCACTGATTGGCGTGCAAGAGAGAATGCGAATGCCGATTTCTCTTTTTCTGGCTTGATGATGCATGCGGCTGGTTCAGTTATTGCTAATTATACACTTGATTCACTTTATTCAAAAGAGGTATCCGAGGCTCATAAGAATGGCGATTTCCATATACATGACCTTGGTATGGGGATTGCTGGTTATTGTGCGGGCTGGAATTTGAGGCAGCTTTTGGCAGAAGGGTTTAATGGAGTAGAAAGAAAGGTGGAGGCGGCGCCACCGAGGCACTTTGAGACTGCACTTGGACAGCTTGTTAATTTCTTAGGCACATTGCAAAATGAGTGGGCCGGAGCTATGGCGTTTAATTCGTTTGATACATACCTTGCACCGTATGTCAGGAAAGATAACTTAACAGAGGCTGAAGTAAAGCAGTCAATTCAAAGGTTTGTGTTCTCTTTAAATGTGGCATCAAGGTGGGGTGGTCAGACTCCGTTTTCTAACCTTACATTTGACTGGGTAGTTCCGGATGACCTTAAGAACGAAAAAGTAACTGTGGATGGTGAATATCAATCAAAATTTGGTGTCTACGGTGAATTTCAGCCTGAACTTGACATGATAAATCGTGCGTTTATTGAGGTTATGATAGAAGGTGACCGAAATGGTAGAGTATTTACATTCCCTATCCCAACTTATAATTTGACAAAAGATTTTAGCTGGAGTTCAGCTAATGCTAAACTATTGTTTGAGATGACAGGCAAATATGGGCTACCGTATTTTGCAAATTTTATAAACTCAGATCTTAATCCAACAGATATTCGTTCTATGTGCTGTAGATTACAACTTGATTTAAGAGAACTCAGAAAGAATGTGACTGGCGGGTTATTTGGGTCAAGTGAATCTACAGGTTCAATAGGGGTGGTCACTATTAATATGCCAAGGATTGGATACTTGTCAAAGAGTGAGGACGAATTCTTTGACAGGCTTTCGCATCTCATGGAGCTTGCAAAGGTATCACTTGAGACTAAGCGTAAACTTGTCTGGCGAAATATTGAGTCCGGTCTATTCCCATATACAAGACGCTACCTGAAGACATTGCGTAACCATTTCTCAACAATTGGGCTTGTTGGTATGAATGAGGCTTGTCTTAATTTTATTGGTAAAGATATTGGAACACGGGAGGGGCGAGATTTTGCAAAGAAAGTGTTAGAGTGGATGCTTAAAAAACTTCAAGACATCCAAGAGGAAACAGGTAATTTATATAATCTTGAAGCTACACCTGCAGAAGGGACAGCTTATAGACTTGCTAAAATAGATGCACAAAAATTTACTGATATTATTACTGCAAGTAAATCTACCCCTTATTACACAAACTCAACACAGCTACCTGTCAACTACACAGACGATATTTTTGAAGCATTTGAGCTACAAGAAGAGTTACAAACTTACTATACAGGTGGAACTGTTTTGCATGGATTTATTGGTGAGGAGATAAGAGATCCTGCTGCCTGTGCCCTACTTGTAAGGAGGTTAGCAGAGAACTTCAGGCTACCATATTTTACTATTACACCTACGTTTAGTATATGCTCTAAACATGGTTACATATTAGGAGAACATGATAAATGTCCCAA
- a CDS encoding DUF5678 domain-containing protein, which translates to MIIETKIGGKKYKGKWVALTQDEQNVISLGKTAKEALKKAKKGGFDIPKTDKEFE; encoded by the coding sequence TTGATTATTGAGACAAAAATTGGGGGTAAAAAATACAAAGGAAAGTGGGTAGCTTTAACCCAAGACGAACAAAATGTTATCTCCTTGGGTAAAACAGCAAAAGAGGCTCTCAAAAAGGCAAAGAAAGGAGGATTTGACATTCCTAAAACAGACAAGGAGTTTGAGTAG